The Acidimicrobiia bacterium DNA window TACTCGGACCGCACAGTCGTCCTCTCACAGGGGACGGTGGTGGCTGATGGTCCGCCGTCTGAGGTCCTCACCTCCGACCTGCTCACCGGGGTGTACCGCCATCCGATGACGGTGGTCCCCCACCCCCTCAGGCCGGGACCGCTGGTCCTCGTGGGCTGACCGTTCCAAACCCGAGTCCGCGTACTATGCCGCAATGGAACTCCCCGTCCTCCGGGACCTGGTACCCATCGATCGGGTGTGGGCGCGCCTCGAGGAGGTAGAGCGCCGCCTCTATGAGGTTTCGACCTCCGAGAACACTTTCGTAACCGAGATCGCCCAGCATCTCCTCGGTGGCGGCAAGCGCTATCGGCCGATGCTCGCCCAGGTCGCCGCCGAGATCGGTGGCGCCGACGGGACCGATCCCGTGGAGGCGGGGGTATCGGTCGAATTGATTCACCTCGGCAGCCTCTATCACGACGATGTGATCGACGAGGCCGGCAGCCGACGCGGGCAGACCTCGGTGAACACCAACTGGTCGAACACCATTGCCATCCTCGCCGGCGACTTCCTGCTGGCCCGGGCATCCGAAGTGGCGGCGCCGCTGGGGACCGAAGCGGTGGCTCTGCTCGCTCGCACCTACGCCAACCTCTGCGAGGGGCAGGTGCTGGAGCTACAGCTCGGCAACGACCTCGACCACGGCCCCGAGGACTACTACCGGGTGATCGAGAACAAGACGGCGAGCCTGATCCGCACCTCGGCGCGGTTGGGGGCGATGGCGGGAGGCGCCGATCGGGCGCAGATCGATGCGGCCACCCGGTGGGGCCACGAAGTGGGATTGGTGTTCCAGCTGACCGACGACGTGCTCGACCTGCTCGCCACCGAAGACTTCCTCGGCAAGCCCGCTGGCTCTGACATCCACGAAGGTACCTTCACCCTGCCGGTCATCTACGCGTTGCGGGGTGCGGACGGGGATCGGCTGCGGGGGCTATTGGGTGGAGGCAAGCCCTATGCCGAAGAAGCGGTCGAGGAGGTGATCCACCTCGTTCGCGATGGGGGGCACCTCGATCGAGTGCTCGACGAGACCATGGGCCACATCGCCGCCGCCGAGGAGGCGATCGCGACGCTGCCCGACAGCGATGTCACCAAGGTGTTGCGGACACTGGGCGAATACCTGGTACAGCGGGTGGAGGCGGCGCGGGGGTCCTAGCGACGATCCGCCGGCCGAGGGTCCGTTAGAACCGGACCGGCCAGACCTCGAAGACCACGGTGAACGAGGCGGTTCCGTCCGAGCGGATCTCGGGTACGTCGGTGCAGGTGACATGGCCGGCCCACTCCCAACCTCGTGGGGCATCAGGGTCCGCCTCGAATTGGGCAAGTTCCAAAACACATGCTCCGTCATTACCGAAAAACGTCTTCCCATCGATGGTGAGGGTCGCACTCACCCGCTCCGATGTCGGCACCCCGACGACGGCTCCTACCGCAGACAGTTGAAGGAGACCCTGGTCTCCGCTGAATGTGGCCGAGACATTGATCGAATCGCCATCCTCGGAAGGACTGGCCGAATACCCGCTGACATCGAGGACGAGACGATCCTCGACGACTCCAGATACCTGCGCCACCGCGGCACCCTGGGAGCCAGACGTGGTCGAGTAACCGCCCTCGACCAGGTCGAGGTGCAAGTCGAGCAGCAAACCCCCATCGTCCTGGTCGGCCGCGGCGAGTGCGGACACCAATTCGTCCGAGGGGATGAAGTGTCTGCCGATTGTGTATACGGCCGAGAAGACGACGAGGAACCCGATCACCGCTACCAGGAGGTCTTCCCTTACCTGCTTGGCCAGTCCCATCGCGGGATTGTCCCACCACGCGGGAGTTCTCACCGCGCGAGAAGACTCCCGAAGCCAAATCCGACAGCCGCGGCAAGCAGACCGACCGTGGTCGGGCCAAGTAGGGCGATGACTGCCCGGTGTCGGCCTCCGCGGCCCTCCTCCCACAGGTACACGGCCTCGATCATCCAGGTGCTGAATGTGGTGAACCCGGCGATCAACCCGGTGGTGACGTCGACCGCGGCACCATGGCTGCCGGTTCCGAGGATGACTCCGAGAGCGAGGCTGCCGAGGGTATTCACGATGGCGGTGGGCCACGGGAGCTCCGTTGCGAGACGCCGCTGGATCGTCGCACCCATGATGAAGCGGAGCCCTGCGCCAAGTCCTCCGGCAGCGATCACGGCGAGCACGGTCACGGGCGCCTCCCGAGGAGGTACCCGAGGACGGTTCCCGCGGCGCCTCCCACCACCGAGAGCACGGCGTACCCGGCGGCTGCCGACCAGCGCTCGGCCTCGACCAGGAGGACGGCGTCTCCTACGAATGTGGCGAAGGTGGTGTAAGCGGCGGCGACTCCGATGCCGACGAACGCCACCCGTCGCTGCCCCCGACTCCTGGCCTGCAGACCGGGAAGGGCCCAACCGACGAACAGCGAACCGGTGAGATTGACGGCGAGGGTGGCCCAGGGGAACGCGTTGGCGGGGATCAGTTCCACCACTCCGATCCGCAGCGCCGACCCCACCATGCCGCCGGCGATGACGAGGAGTGCGAGGTGGTGTCGGGGTGCAGTGGCGACGGGCTGCATGGGCTCCTCTCCTGTCAGTAGGAGCCATCAGCCCATTGGGGCGCTCAACGGCGAGCTCCATCGCCGGAGCCGCGATGGTAGGCCTTTGTGTCACACCTAGTTGGCATCATCTATGAATGGAATGGAACCAAGCCGATCGGCTGATAGATCGGGCCATCGAGTGCCTCGAGAAGGTGAACAACGAGCTGACGGCGACTCGTACGCACTTCACGCTGCTCGGTCGCTGCAGGCGAAGTATGCCCGGGTGGTGAAGCTGGGTGCCTTTGGCGAGGTCTCACTGGCCGATCGGGTCGGGGATGCCAACGAGCTGGCACGAGTCAGCGGAACCTCGGTAGGCAGGGCTCGGAAGGCGCTCGACACCTCGCGGCAGCTGGCGAAGACCCCGGTGCTCGATGAGGCGCTGCGCCGCGCCGAAGTGTCGTTCGAGCAGGCTCAGGAAATCGCCAAGACCGAAGCAGTCGCCCCCGGGTCCGCCGGGCTTCTGGTCGACATCGCTCGTCGCTCCAGGTTCCATGTTCTCAAGGAAGAGGCGCGCAAGATCCGACTCGAGGCGCTGAAAGGGCCTGGCCTCGAAGCGCGTCAGCGCGAGGCTCGGTATCTACATCATCGCGTCACCGACCTGGGGATGATCCACATCGAGGGCGAACTCGAACCGCACATCGGGACCCCGATCGTCAACCGACTCGAGGCCGAGGCCCGTCGCCTCGCCCGCGCCGGCAATCGCGGCGAGCCGTTCGACCGGTACCTCGCCGACGCGTTGCCCGAGTTGCTTTCCGACGGTGGCACCTCCTCCGGCCGCACCGAGATGGTGGTGCTCGTCTCCTACCCCGTCGCCGAACGCGGGTGGACCCATGTCGAGGACGACGAGATCTGCAAGATCCCCGGCAACGGGCCGCTCGACCCGGAGGTCGCCAGGCGGATCGGCGCCGACGCCTTCCTATCCGGGGTGTTCTTCGATGGAACCGACCTTCGCCAGATCAAGCGTTGGGGGCGCGCGGTCCCTGCTGCGATCCGCACCGCCCTCAATCTCGGTGACCCGCCCGCCTTCGACGGCGTCAAGTGCGTCGACTGCGGCAATCGATTCTGGATCGAGTTGGACCATCAAGTGCCCCATTCGGCCGGCGGACCGATCTCGATGAGGAACAGCAAGCACAGATGTTGGGGATGCCATCAGAAGAAGTCCCTCGCCGATCGGCGGGCGAGACGACTCCGTCGACCGATGACTCAGGTGGCCGAGATCCCCAGCGCACTCGCCAATGGACCTCCCTAGGACGCCCTATTCGGGGCGCATGTGGGGGAACAACACGACCTCGCGGATCGACGGCTTGTCCGAGAGAAGCATCACCAGTCGGTCGATGCCCATGCCCATGCCACCGGTCGGAGGCATCCCGTACTCGAGTGCGCGCAGGAAGTCCTCGTCCATCGGGTGGGCCTCGTGGTCTCCGGCGGCGCGGGCGGCGGCCTGAGTTTCGAACCGACGCCGTTGCTCCACCGGGTCGTTCAACTCTGAGAAGGCATTTGCCAATTCGTTGCCGGCAACGATGACCTCGAACCGTTCCGTCAGCCCGGGACGGGAACGATGTTTGCGGGCGAGAGGCGAAATCTCCTCCGGGAAGTCGAGCACGAAAGTCGGATCCCACAGCGAATCCTCCACCACCGACTCGAACACCTCGGCGATGATCCGGCCAGTTCCCCATGAGCCCTCGGACTGCACCCCGGCGGCGATCGCCTGCTTCCTGGCATCCGCCACAGGCATCACCGGATCCCAGTCCTTGCCTGTGGCATCGGACACCGACCCCACGTAGTCGATCCGCCTCCACGGGGCGGCAAGGGACATCGACCGACCGTCGAACGTGATCTCGGTGGTCCCCAGCACTTTCTCGGCGGCCTCGACCACGAGAGCCTCGGTAAGGGTCGCCATGTCGTTGTAGTCGGCGAGGGCCTCGTAGAGCTCGAGCATCGTGAACTCGGGGTTGTGGCGGGGGGAAACCCCTTCGTTGCGGAACACGCGACCGATCTCGAACACCCGATCGGCCCCACCGACGATCAATCGCTTGAGGTGTAGCTCGAGAGCGATCCGCAGGAACATGTCCAGCCCCAGGGCGTCGTGATGGGTGACGAACGGCGTGGCCAGCCCGCCCGACGGCACGTGGTGCAGCACGGGCGTCTCCACCTCGAGGTATCCCCGGGCAAGCAGAGACTCTCGAATCGACTGGATGGTTTCGACACGGCGACGCATCACCTCCCGGGCATCTGCGTTGACGATCAAGTCGACGTACCGATACCGGTGGCGCTTCTCGACGTCGGTGAGCCCGTGCCACTTCTCCGGCAGAGGGCGCAATCCCTTGGCGAGGAGAGTGAACGACTCCACCCGGACACTCAGCTCGCCTCTCTTCGTGGTGACCACTTCTCCCTCCGCGCCCACCCAGTCTCCGGAATCGAGATCGCCGAAAGCGACAAACCGGTCGCCGAGCCGATCGGCTTCGACGAACAGCTGGATCTGGCCGGTGTGGTCCTGGAGCACTCCGAACACCAATGCCCCGATATCGCGGGAGTTCATCAATCGGCCTGCGACGGAGACATGAAGCCCCGTATCAGTACCGGCCGGAAGACCGTCGTGGGCGGCATGCAATTCGGCGGCCGTGGCCGTGCGCTCGAACCTGAACGGATATGGCTCATCCCCCGCCGTGCGAATTGCTTCGACTTTGGCAAGCCGCGCCGCGGTCAGAACGTGCTCGTCGAGCCCTTCGTCGGTCAAGAGGGCCCCGATGCGCTCGACCGCATTTGGCCATTGGCTATCGGCAGGGGCAGCGGACATCGCTCCTGCTGGAGGCTGGAGGCTGGAGGCTGGAGGCTCATTCCTGATTCATCTCGTAGACCATGCGTAAACCGTCCAGTGTGAGGTTGGCGTCGACGATCGATACCGAACGGCAATGGGGCACGATGGTAGAGGCCAGGCCCCCGGTGGCAACGATGGCCGGAGAGCCGTCGATCTCGGCTGCAAGCCGGTCGACGATCCCGTCCACCAGGCCAGCATGGCCGTAGAGCAGACCGCTCTGGATGGCTTCCACGGTGTTACGGCCGATCGCCGCCCGCGGAGCGGTCAGATCCACTCGAC harbors:
- a CDS encoding CrcB family protein, whose protein sequence is MQPVATAPRHHLALLVIAGGMVGSALRIGVVELIPANAFPWATLAVNLTGSLFVGWALPGLQARSRGQRRVAFVGIGVAAAYTTFATFVGDAVLLVEAERWSAAAGYAVLSVVGGAAGTVLGYLLGRRP
- a CDS encoding polyprenyl synthetase family protein, with the protein product MELPVLRDLVPIDRVWARLEEVERRLYEVSTSENTFVTEIAQHLLGGGKRYRPMLAQVAAEIGGADGTDPVEAGVSVELIHLGSLYHDDVIDEAGSRRGQTSVNTNWSNTIAILAGDFLLARASEVAAPLGTEAVALLARTYANLCEGQVLELQLGNDLDHGPEDYYRVIENKTASLIRTSARLGAMAGGADRAQIDAATRWGHEVGLVFQLTDDVLDLLATEDFLGKPAGSDIHEGTFTLPVIYALRGADGDRLRGLLGGGKPYAEEAVEEVIHLVRDGGHLDRVLDETMGHIAAAEEAIATLPDSDVTKVLRTLGEYLVQRVEAARGS
- a CDS encoding CrcB family protein, which translates into the protein MTVLAVIAAGGLGAGLRFIMGATIQRRLATELPWPTAIVNTLGSLALGVILGTGSHGAAVDVTTGLIAGFTTFSTWMIEAVYLWEEGRGGRHRAVIALLGPTTVGLLAAAVGFGFGSLLAR
- the lysS gene encoding lysine--tRNA ligase, which encodes MSAAPADSQWPNAVERIGALLTDEGLDEHVLTAARLAKVEAIRTAGDEPYPFRFERTATAAELHAAHDGLPAGTDTGLHVSVAGRLMNSRDIGALVFGVLQDHTGQIQLFVEADRLGDRFVAFGDLDSGDWVGAEGEVVTTKRGELSVRVESFTLLAKGLRPLPEKWHGLTDVEKRHRYRYVDLIVNADAREVMRRRVETIQSIRESLLARGYLEVETPVLHHVPSGGLATPFVTHHDALGLDMFLRIALELHLKRLIVGGADRVFEIGRVFRNEGVSPRHNPEFTMLELYEALADYNDMATLTEALVVEAAEKVLGTTEITFDGRSMSLAAPWRRIDYVGSVSDATGKDWDPVMPVADARKQAIAAGVQSEGSWGTGRIIAEVFESVVEDSLWDPTFVLDFPEEISPLARKHRSRPGLTERFEVIVAGNELANAFSELNDPVEQRRRFETQAAARAAGDHEAHPMDEDFLRALEYGMPPTGGMGMGIDRLVMLLSDKPSIREVVLFPHMRPE